The DNA region GAAGGCTAGAATAATTCCTGTAAGGATACCTGGCATGGCGGCAGGTATCACATGAGACTTTACAGTCTGCCATTTCGTGGCGCCCAGCGCGTATGCCGCATGGCGTATGGAACCTGGCACCGCGCGGATAGCTTCCCTGGAAGCGATGATAATCACAGGGAGGATAAGGAGTGACATGGTGAGGCTTCCAGAGAGTACGCTCCTGTCGAATCCGCAAAAGCGGACGAACATTGTAAGACCGAGAATTCCGTAAACGATAGAGGGAACACCTGCGAGATTCGAGATATTGATATCGATAAAACTATTAACAGCCCCTTTTTGCGCGTACTCCTCCAGGTAGATTGCCGCGCCGACCCCAATAGGGATCGAAAAAAGGGCAGTAAGGGATATCAGCCATATGGTTCCCCAAAGCGCCGATTTTATACCAGCCTTTTCGGGAAATCGCGAAGGGAATGACTCAAGGAATTGAACGTCCACCCAGCGTAACCCTTCCCTGAAGATGTGAAAGAGAACTATAACAAGGACTATAACACCCAGAGTGGTGACCGCTGCGCAGAAGATCTTGAATAATCGGGCGGTCATATGTCTGCGGGAGAGGTTGTCCTGTTTCAATCGTACATCTCCTGGAACTTGCGGAGAATCCTGTTTGCGGCGACGTTCATGCAAAACGTTATTAGGAACAGCAGTGATGCGACAGCGAAGATGGTCTGGTATTCCACCCCTCCCGCCGGCGTATCGCCAAGGCTTACCTGGACGATGTAGGCTGTCATCGTCTGTATACTCTCCATAAAACTTAAAGTGAGGTTGGGGGTCGCCCCGGCCGCCAGGGTAACTATCATGGTTTCTCCAATCGCGCGGGAGAGAGCGAGCACGAAAGAGGCCATGATGCCGGACAGGGCCGCAGGAACGATGATTTTCGCGGTTACTTCGAAGTGGGTCGCCCCAAGCGCGTATCCGCCGTGACGGAGGGAATCGGGTACCGCCCGCATGGCATTGTCGCACAGCGAGGCGATCATCGGGAGGATCATGATACCGACCACGATGGAAGCGCTCGCGGCGTTAAATACCTTCAGGTGCGGAATCACCGATGAGAGCATCGGAGTGATAAATGTCAAAGCGATATAGCCGTACACAACGGTAGGTATCCCCGCAAGCGTTTCAAGAACCGGCTTTACAGCGGAACGAGTTCTTTCCGAAGCGTATTCGCTGAGGTAGATGGCGGTAGCAAGTCCCGCAGGAAGGGCGATGACAGCCGATCCGAAAACGATAAGGAACGTACCGCTTACCAGCGGCAGTACTCCAAAGGAGCGCGGCTCCAGCAAAGGGGCCCATCTCACGCCAAAAAGAAATTCGGAAACATTCACATGTGTGAAAAATATCGACGTCTCCTTTACCAGCACGAAAATGATGGAGATTGTGGTGACAACGGAAATCATGGCGCACAAAAAGAGTATGAAACGTATGGCATTTTCGCGCAATCTCCTCCTCGGCGCTGTAAACCAAACGGAGGGGGATGAAGAGGAAGTTTTTACGCGTTCCAAAGGCATTTCCATGGAATTATTTGTATAGCTGTTCAATGCTCTTCCCTTTGTTGTATTTTTCCAAGAACAGGGATCCTGCTATCCCATTGCTGAATCTCTTCATCCCGCTTGCGTAAACGGTTTCTGGAAGAGGAACATATCCTACCTCTTCGGCGAGAGCTCCCGCGTTCTCGATGTAGAAGTTCACGAATGCTTTCACTTCCGGTTTTTGCGAAGACTTTTTGCTGATGTAAATAAAAATCGGGCGGGCAAGCGGCGAGTAGGAACCGTCCATGATGGTATCTACCGTTGGAGTGACCGCGGGTTTGTTGCCGGATTTAACAGGGACAATTTTCAATCTGGATTTGTTTTCAGTGTAATAGGCGTAACCAAAATATCCAAGCGCCCCTTCGTCGCCATTAACGCCTTGCACAAGTACGTTATCGTCTTCGCTTGCGGTGAAATCGGATCTTGAGGACTGCTCCTTGCCGTTGATCTCACCGGTAAAATAGTCAAATGTGCCTGAATCGGTGCCGGGCCCGTACAGCGTGATCGCCTTATCCGGCCATCCTTTTCTGACGTCGCTCCATTTCTTGACCGTGCTGTCAGGCTGCCAGATCTTCCTGAGCTCCTCGACAGTGAGGTAATCTACGAAACTGTTTTTCGGGTTGACCACTACGGAAATGCCATCGAAAGCAACCGGCAATTCAATGAATTCCACCCCTTTTTCCTTTGCTGTTTTCTGTTCCTTTTCCTTGATGGGGCGGGACGCGTCGTTAATGTCGGTCTCGCCCATCAGAAACTTTTTGAATCCTCCCCCTGTTCCGGAAATGCCGACCTTTACCCTTACTTTCGGCTGAATAGCGAGGAACTCCTCCGCTACAGCTTCGGTGATTGGGTAGAGTGTGCTTGAACCGTCAATCACGACAGAGCCTGTAAGGCGTTCGGCAAATGCAAAACCGGGAGCTGAAAACAGAATGGCGCCGATTATGAAACTTCCAAATAACTTGTTCACTTTTTCTCCTTTTGGTAATTTATACTTGGCTAATATGAAGAATGTATAAAGATATGGTGAAGATTTTAGGAACAGCAAATCAATAGGATATTTCCAGTTCCCTGTTTGCAAACGCTGTTTAGAAATCGACATTTATATTTACCTGTGTACGAGATATCTTTGTCGCTTCACCGGCAGCCTTTGCCTTAAGGGCATCAGAGCCTGCTTCAACTGATGTCAAGTCCTTGTTTTTGGTCTCCATTGTGTAGAGACGGACGTCGATCTTCATTCCGTGGCCGGTATCGATATCCAGCTGTACTCTTGATCCGGTATAGTTTGAGGTTTGCGGAAAATCGTCCGCACCCCAGCCTCCAAGAAGAGGGATGGAGGCGTACCCAAGGTCGTGAAAATAGGCTCTTGCACCGAACATTTTGGTCAGTTTCACCTTTGCGAAAACCACCACTCCGTTGGTATCACTCTTTGCCGCGATCCCCGCGCCTCCTCTTCTATCTTCAGCGGCATTGCCAAGCATGTATTCACCGCCGATCGTGAAATTCCCGTATTTCAGCTCGAGTTCAATATTGTTATATGTCGCGTCTCCGCCTGGGATATCTGCAACTTTGACAGCTGTGGTGTCGAACGTCCCCCCTCCAGTAACCGTTGTAGTCGACGTGGATGTCCTGTCACTGTCATCGCGCGAAGACTCATCAACTATCAGGGTTGCGGCGCCGAATTTCAAAGCCGTGTCATCTGCCAGTTTTAGATCGTAGTTAAAACCGGCGAAAATGGCGTTATCGTTTGCAGCATGGTTGCCGTTGGATTGGACAACGAATTTTGCCAGCGACAATGAACCGTTTGAAGCGTTGTAGCCGAGTGAGAGGCCCTCAGGGTTGTAATCGCCTTCGAACCAGGTTTTTGTGAACTGTTCGTATGGAAGAGAGTTTTTACCCGCCAAGAACCAGCTACCGTTCCGTTTATATTTAACAAAGGCTTTATCTGTACCGAAATCGGCGTTTGACAGTGAGCCGTCGCTTTTATTCCCAAGGTCCTGATGTGGAGAGTGCAGGCTTGAAGAGCCTGTTGCCAGCCTGAATCCGGCTTCTACGTTTTCGCTCGCCTGGTAGCCCCCTCCAAAGCGAAGGCGCACTCTTTCGCGTGTTCTTGTTTCTGAATCGGGGGCCTTTTTCGAGTTGTTCTCGTCAGTTTCAAAGCGGTACCTGAGGTCACCTGAGAATTCAAGTTTTTTCGCGCTTTCTTCCAATACTTTAATCCCGGCAAAGGCATTGTTTGACGCGTTCAATATTAATAGCATCAATGCAGAAAATAGCCTGCAAAGATATTCTCTATTCATTATCCTCTTTCCTCCGATTTCCCTTTTTAAAATGTACGTTTCAATCATGACCGCAAGGATATTCGGTGTATGCGAAAAATGAATAAAGATGAAGTAAATATTTGATAAATTTTTCTGCGAAGGCCCATCCTGGAATTGAAATATGGAAATTTACGGGTGGTCGGCTGAGAAAAGGAAAAGGGGAGGGTGTAGGATGGCAATTAACCTGTCGTCAAATTATGAATCGAGATGGAAAATTGGGTAATGCGGGTTATCAGGCGAGCGTTGTAGCCAACGGAAGAGTTATGCGGAAGATGCTCCCTTTTCCAGGTACGCTTTCCAGATCAACCTTCCCGCCATGACTTTGTGCTACATGCTTGACAATGGCAAGGCCGAGACCGGTTCCGCCGAGTTCCCTTGAACGCGCCTTGTCTACCCTGTAAAACCTTTCAAATATCCTGTGATGGTGTTTCTGTTCAATGCCAACGCCGTTATCCTGAATTTCGACGACCCCAAACAGGCCGTCAGTTTTAAGGCGGACAACGATTTTTCCTTTTGGAGGCGTGTACTTTAAAGCGTTGTCGAGAAGGTTGCTTATGGCAGAGGTAATGGCGTTCTCATCTCCATTTATTTCAACAGATGTATCGGGAAGCTCGGTGGCTATTTCGATCTCCCTTTCTTCGCTGACTGGCGAGAGAGACTTTACCGCATCAAGGATTATCCTGTTCATATTCACCCGGCTTTTTTCAATGACGAAACTTTCTGATTCCAGGCGGGCAAGGGCGAGAATATCGTCCACCAGGCTGGTAAGACGCTTCGTCTGTTCTTTCGCTCTCTCCATGAAGTTCTTTCTGTTGTCGGGAGTAATCTCTTCGTCATCGATTATTGTTTCAATGAGTCCACGTATCGCAGTAATGGGCGTTTTGAGTTCGTGGGAAATATTGGCTACAAAATCCCTGCGAATTTTTTCAAGATTGTGAAGCTCGGACACATCATGCATTACTATTACCGAGCCTGCCGGCGCATAGTTTATGTCGTAAATGGGGGATATCTGCATTTCAATGACGGTATCCTTGAATTGCCTGGAAAGTTTCAGTTTTGTTTTCAATCCCTCCTTTTCATTGAATACGTTGGCCAGAAGTTCCTTTAGTTCCATAAAACTCGCAATTTTCCATATCGATTTGCCAAGACATTCAGGGGGCGATACTTCGAGTATGCGACCGGCGGCGGAATTTATATGCACGATATTCTCGGACAGATCAAGCGCGATAACACCTTCTATCATGCCGGTTAATATGGTTTGCAGTTTGTTCCTCTCGCTGTCTATTGTGCCGATCCGGATTTTGAGGCTTTCCGCCATCACGTTGTAGGCTTTTGCGAGTTTTCCAAATTCATCCAGCCTGTTCACGGAAAGTCTGCGGTCGTAATCGCCTTGGGACATCGATTGGGCAACCGACGTCATGTTGGACAATGGAAGAGCGAAATGTCTAGCGAAAAAAAGTCCCAGAATAAGAGCGGCAATAAAAGCCGAGACGGCGCTGAACAGGACAATGTTTCGTATCTCGCCAAGTTTTTCCTCGACGGAAGAAAGCGAAACAGAAGTTCGGACGTATCCGTTGAATCCGTTGTTGTTTTTTACCAGGAGAGCCAGATACATCATATTGGTATTCAATGTATCGCTGTATCTGGTGGAAAAGCCCCGTCCATGCGATCTGGCAGTAAGGATCTCCGGTCTGTTGGAATGATTGTCCATCTCGACAGGGTCCTTTTCGGTATCGCCTAGAACTTCCCCATTTTCCAGAATGACAGTTAATCTGGCGCCTTTCTCAAGAGGTATCTGCTTCAACCTCTCCTGAATAGCGCTATGGGAATTGCCGGATATGGACTCTTCTGCAATTATCTGAAGCAATATGGCCTCCGAAACGAGGGATTCCTTAAGTTGCTCAATGAAATCATGCTCCATTTTGCCAACGATAGATACACCGGCAAAGATGATCGGTATCAGGAAGAAGACAAGAAATCCTCCGTACATCTTCCAGAAGATACGGGAACTAAAGATCATGAATCAGGATTCTCCCTAAAGCGGTAGCCAACGCTCCGAACAGTTTCGAGATACTCACGGTATTTTCCCATTTTCTTCCTGATCGTTTTTATATGCACGTCGACGTTTCGGTCAACGATGTAGGAATCCCCCATTGCGTCCTTCAATAACTGATCTCTTGTAAAAACCCTGCCGGGCTGGGTGGTAAAAAAACGTAAAATCTTGAATTCGGTCGCGGTAAATGCAACAGGCTTGTTGTCTATTTGGACTTCATGTTTTGATATGTCGATAGAAATTCCATGAATGACGATTTTTTCCCTTTCTTCATCAGCCGATTTTACCGGCCCCCTTCGCAATACAGCTTTTACCCTGCTGACAAGTGCCTTTGGGCTGAAAGGTTTGGTCACATAATCGTC from Nitrospinota bacterium includes:
- a CDS encoding response regulator transcription factor, which translates into the protein MKDKKIAIIEDERDILELIEYNLLKEGFSTICSSDGAEGFKLIKKTLPDLAILDIMLPGMNGLNICKNMKSDPSLKNVPIIIVTAKGDENDIILGLELGADDYVTKPFSPKALVSRVKAVLRRGPVKSADEEREKIVIHGISIDISKHEVQIDNKPVAFTATEFKILRFFTTQPGRVFTRDQLLKDAMGDSYIVDRNVDVHIKTIRKKMGKYREYLETVRSVGYRFRENPDS
- a CDS encoding PstS family phosphate ABC transporter substrate-binding protein — encoded protein: MIGAILFSAPGFAFAERLTGSVVIDGSSTLYPITEAVAEEFLAIQPKVRVKVGISGTGGGFKKFLMGETDINDASRPIKEKEQKTAKEKGVEFIELPVAFDGISVVVNPKNSFVDYLTVEELRKIWQPDSTVKKWSDVRKGWPDKAITLYGPGTDSGTFDYFTGEINGKEQSSRSDFTASEDDNVLVQGVNGDEGALGYFGYAYYTENKSRLKIVPVKSGNKPAVTPTVDTIMDGSYSPLARPIFIYISKKSSQKPEVKAFVNFYIENAGALAEEVGYVPLPETVYASGMKRFSNGIAGSLFLEKYNKGKSIEQLYK
- a CDS encoding cell wall metabolism sensor histidine kinase WalK, whose protein sequence is MIFSSRIFWKMYGGFLVFFLIPIIFAGVSIVGKMEHDFIEQLKESLVSEAILLQIIAEESISGNSHSAIQERLKQIPLEKGARLTVILENGEVLGDTEKDPVEMDNHSNRPEILTARSHGRGFSTRYSDTLNTNMMYLALLVKNNNGFNGYVRTSVSLSSVEEKLGEIRNIVLFSAVSAFIAALILGLFFARHFALPLSNMTSVAQSMSQGDYDRRLSVNRLDEFGKLAKAYNVMAESLKIRIGTIDSERNKLQTILTGMIEGVIALDLSENIVHINSAAGRILEVSPPECLGKSIWKIASFMELKELLANVFNEKEGLKTKLKLSRQFKDTVIEMQISPIYDINYAPAGSVIVMHDVSELHNLEKIRRDFVANISHELKTPITAIRGLIETIIDDEEITPDNRKNFMERAKEQTKRLTSLVDDILALARLESESFVIEKSRVNMNRIILDAVKSLSPVSEEREIEIATELPDTSVEINGDENAITSAISNLLDNALKYTPPKGKIVVRLKTDGLFGVVEIQDNGVGIEQKHHHRIFERFYRVDKARSRELGGTGLGLAIVKHVAQSHGGKVDLESVPGKGSIFRITLPLATTLA
- a CDS encoding putative porin, encoding MNREYLCRLFSALMLLILNASNNAFAGIKVLEESAKKLEFSGDLRYRFETDENNSKKAPDSETRTRERVRLRFGGGYQASENVEAGFRLATGSSSLHSPHQDLGNKSDGSLSNADFGTDKAFVKYKRNGSWFLAGKNSLPYEQFTKTWFEGDYNPEGLSLGYNASNGSLSLAKFVVQSNGNHAANDNAIFAGFNYDLKLADDTALKFGAATLIVDESSRDDSDRTSTSTTTVTGGGTFDTTAVKVADIPGGDATYNNIELELKYGNFTIGGEYMLGNAAEDRRGGAGIAAKSDTNGVVVFAKVKLTKMFGARAYFHDLGYASIPLLGGWGADDFPQTSNYTGSRVQLDIDTGHGMKIDVRLYTMETKNKDLTSVEAGSDALKAKAAGEATKISRTQVNINVDF
- the pstC gene encoding phosphate ABC transporter permease subunit PstC; its protein translation is MISVVTTISIIFVLVKETSIFFTHVNVSEFLFGVRWAPLLEPRSFGVLPLVSGTFLIVFGSAVIALPAGLATAIYLSEYASERTRSAVKPVLETLAGIPTVVYGYIALTFITPMLSSVIPHLKVFNAASASIVVGIMILPMIASLCDNAMRAVPDSLRHGGYALGATHFEVTAKIIVPAALSGIMASFVLALSRAIGETMIVTLAAGATPNLTLSFMESIQTMTAYIVQVSLGDTPAGGVEYQTIFAVASLLFLITFCMNVAANRILRKFQEMYD
- the pstA gene encoding phosphate ABC transporter permease PstA; the protein is MTARLFKIFCAAVTTLGVIVLVIVLFHIFREGLRWVDVQFLESFPSRFPEKAGIKSALWGTIWLISLTALFSIPIGVGAAIYLEEYAQKGAVNSFIDINISNLAGVPSIVYGILGLTMFVRFCGFDRSVLSGSLTMSLLILPVIIIASREAIRAVPGSIRHAAYALGATKWQTVKSHVIPAAMPGILTGIILAFSRALGETAPLVMIGALAYVAFVPEGPMDSFTALPIQIFNWASRPQEEFHQLAAGAIIVLLAVLFAMNSLAVYIRESAERKHK